From a single Mobula birostris isolate sMobBir1 chromosome 32, sMobBir1.hap1, whole genome shotgun sequence genomic region:
- the LOC140191098 gene encoding uncharacterized protein, producing MLFTCSDCGKGFTRSSELKVHQQVHSGESIFACSDCEKGFTQSSHLQIHQRIHTGTRPFTCSVCGKGFTKLCHLQTHQLIHTGERPFTCSDCGKGFIQSSELKLHQRVHTGERPFTCSDCGKGFTQSSHLQKHRRVHTGERPFTCTVCGKGFTQLCHLQTHQLIHTGEKPFTCSDCGKGFTQSSELKLHQRVHTGERPFTCSNCGKGFTRSSHLLAHQSVHTGESPFTCSECGKGFPQLSHLLAHQRVHTGEKPFICSDCGKGFTLSAQLKEHQRVHTGERPFTCSECGKGFIRSSHLLTHQRVHTGEKPFTCSDCGKRFTQLSQLREHQRVHTGERPFTCSECGKGFIRSSHLLAHQALHTGEKPFTCSDCGKGFIQSSQLKIHQRVHTGERPFTCSDCGKGFILSSQLKIHQRVHTGERPFTCSECGKGFTQSSQLKVHQRVHTGERPFICSECGKGFTRSSHLVAHYRVHTREKV from the coding sequence ATgttgttcacctgctcagactgtgggaagggattcactcggtcatctgaactgaaggtacaccagcaagttcactctggggagagtattttcgcctgctcagactgtgagaagggattcactcagtcatctcacctgcaaatacatcagcgaattcacacaggaacgaggccgttcacctgttccgtgtgtgggaagggattcactaagtTATGCCACCTACAGACACACCAGttaattcacactggggagaggccattcacctgctcagactgtgggaagggattcattcagtcatctgaactgaagctacatcagcgagttcacactggggagaggccattcacctgctcagactgtgggaagggattcactcagtcatcccacctacagaaaCACAGGCGAGTTCACAcaggagagaggccgttcacgtgtactgtgtgtgggaagggattcactcagttatgcCACCTACAGACGCACCAGttaattcacactggggagaaaccattcacctgctcagactgtgggaagggtttcactcagtcatctgaactgaagctacatcagcgagttcacactggagagaggccgttcacctgctcaaactgtgggaagggattcactcggtcatcccacctactagcacaccagtcagttcacactggggaaagcccattcacctgctctgaatgtgggaaggggtttCCTCAATTATctcacctactggcacaccaacgagttcacactggggagaaaccattcatctgctcagactgtgggaagggattcactctgtcagctcagctgaaggaacatcagcgagttcacactggagagaggccgttcacctgctctgaatgtgggaagggattcattcggtCATCTCACCTtctgacacaccagcgagttcacactggagagaaaccattcacctgctcagactgtgggaagagattcactcagttatctcaACTGagggaacatcagcgagttcacactggagaaaggccattcacctgctctgaatgtgggaagggattcatccggtcatctcacctactggcacaccaagcacttcacactggggagaaaccattcacctgctcagactgtgggaagggattcattcagtcatcgcAGCTGAagatacaccagcgagttcacactggtgagagaccgttcacctgctcagactgtgggaagggattcattcttTCATCTCagctgaagatacatcagcgagttcacactggggagagaccattcacctgctctgaatgtgggaaggggttcactcaGTCATcgcaactgaaggtacatcagcgagttcatactggagagaggccgtttatCTGTTccgaatgtgggaaaggattcactcggtcatcccaccttgTGGCGCACTATCGAGTTCACACTAGGGAAAAAGTTTAA